A stretch of the Methylacidiphilum caldifontis genome encodes the following:
- the lnt gene encoding apolipoprotein N-acyltransferase yields the protein MDNLKIKEKKTKQSILTDLFFFFISPTLSAILLASCFNPKIPSSFCWISLIPLIASGDFYKQSPVKRFGCGFFFGIIFFALSFWWIGLVTVIGTVALIAYLALYPAIWLLAISPPFVNYQSTSAKDNLINALVIANLWIISEWFRSWLFSGFPWNELGSSAYKNILLIQLCSLGGVFLLSWFIAFINALLYFMVRSVFSHFTTKLLYLPKIEALTAILLFGLGFFYGEQRLIKDSAEDKALKIRFAAIQPNIPQDLYIPVDPEEAFLEEITLSRQTLSFKPDLVCWPESPFGIDFFASPKLLEPIHKLQEAHPFSFLAGSFKASATELFNVAVLYKSAGEDPQVYAKNHLVPFGEYTPFAHIFPFLRKLVPFQIDLSPGTEHNLFFLDRPQLKIAPLICFEDTLASYVREMTAQNPDLLIDITNDGWFKDSPGAFLHMINALFRTVELDIPMLRCTNTGISVWIDQRGRITQMLTQKEGKAVDCKGILLGEAYWHHPVATPYQKLGDWIVLLAFTSLGLLLVPPFSHKKIIKKN from the coding sequence ATGGACAATCTAAAAATAAAAGAAAAAAAAACAAAACAATCCATTCTAACTGATCTTTTCTTCTTTTTTATTTCTCCAACTCTTTCAGCCATTCTTTTAGCTTCTTGCTTTAATCCCAAAATCCCATCTTCTTTTTGCTGGATAAGTCTTATTCCTCTCATTGCAAGCGGCGATTTTTACAAGCAGAGCCCAGTAAAAAGATTCGGCTGTGGGTTTTTTTTCGGAATCATTTTTTTTGCTTTATCATTCTGGTGGATTGGGCTCGTCACTGTTATCGGAACAGTTGCCCTCATTGCTTATCTAGCGCTTTATCCCGCAATTTGGCTCTTAGCAATAAGCCCTCCGTTTGTAAATTATCAATCCACTTCGGCCAAGGATAACCTAATCAATGCTCTCGTAATTGCCAACTTGTGGATCATTTCTGAATGGTTTAGAAGTTGGTTGTTTAGCGGCTTTCCTTGGAATGAACTAGGCAGTAGCGCCTACAAAAACATTCTTCTTATCCAACTCTGTAGTTTGGGTGGGGTATTCTTGCTTTCCTGGTTCATCGCTTTTATTAATGCCCTTCTTTATTTTATGGTCCGATCCGTATTCAGCCATTTTACTACAAAATTACTCTATTTACCAAAAATTGAAGCCCTAACGGCAATCCTTCTTTTTGGACTCGGTTTTTTTTATGGAGAACAGCGGTTAATCAAAGACTCTGCCGAAGACAAAGCCTTAAAAATCCGTTTCGCAGCCATTCAACCCAATATCCCTCAAGATTTATACATTCCCGTTGATCCTGAAGAAGCCTTCCTTGAAGAAATTACTTTAAGTCGACAAACCCTAAGCTTCAAGCCCGATCTTGTTTGTTGGCCGGAAAGTCCTTTCGGCATCGACTTCTTTGCTTCACCCAAACTTCTTGAACCGATCCATAAACTCCAAGAAGCTCATCCTTTTTCTTTTCTTGCCGGATCATTCAAAGCCTCCGCAACCGAACTGTTCAATGTGGCCGTTTTATACAAATCTGCTGGAGAAGATCCTCAAGTTTATGCGAAAAACCACCTCGTTCCTTTTGGTGAATATACCCCTTTTGCCCATATTTTTCCGTTTTTGCGTAAATTAGTTCCTTTTCAGATCGATCTTTCTCCTGGCACAGAACACAACCTCTTCTTTCTTGACAGACCCCAACTCAAAATCGCCCCTTTGATCTGTTTTGAAGACACCCTTGCCAGCTACGTACGGGAAATGACAGCCCAGAACCCCGATCTTCTTATTGATATTACCAACGATGGATGGTTCAAAGACTCCCCGGGAGCTTTCCTCCACATGATAAATGCCCTTTTCCGGACAGTCGAATTAGACATTCCTATGCTTAGATGTACAAACACGGGCATATCGGTGTGGATAGACCAAAGAGGAAGAATAACCCAGATGCTTACCCAAAAAGAGGGCAAAGCGGTAGATTGCAAGGGGATTCTGCTCGGAGAAGCTTACTGGCATCACCCCGTAGCCACTCCATATCAAAAACTTGGAGATTGGATCGTTCTCTTGGCCTTTACAAGTTTGGGACTCCTCCTAGTTCCTCCATTTTCCCATAAAAAGATAATCAAAAAAAATTAA
- a CDS encoding peptidylprolyl isomerase yields the protein MLKILRTHSWLLIIVLAVIGISFLLFFNIPALSGLKNPSVAKIAGKSISLETFRLARQASSIEMALSGPAQNYGENTQLVLDQMAWTRLIFLQAAKELHCIVPEEEVVRFIQGLPFLQKDGKYDASTYKRFVSSFLNPQGISEERFLQVMHEELLIGELKKVLVAPIEVIPKEVDEIYTMTFGQVQVSLFRMNLQEFMKDIQLKAEEIEKEYKNHPKDPDYYTPEKRKAGFVFFPFPENIQNLKGKELEDAKRKILEEAEDFAIEASRQTETAEMNMEKLAKEKNLTYQTTEPFTLDKPPVTVVDPPKFSKTVFELSLDKAVSEPVETSKGYYVIVLLNVEKGVLRPFNELKPVIEEKLKRKKAFEALFQKSVGVEKDLNKALKEGKDLEQIASKEGLMVEKPQAFIPVDPPKDLEAANEIGFICQLLEPLHLSHFLPTPSGGVFVYLKSRSAPTLPNEMEIKDRLEKDLLISRRQAFLEEWVLNRSKLPGYAPPASLLQRSAAQEN from the coding sequence ATGTTAAAAATTCTACGTACGCATTCATGGTTACTCATCATTGTACTTGCGGTCATTGGCATCTCTTTCTTATTATTTTTTAACATACCCGCTTTAAGCGGATTGAAAAATCCTTCGGTTGCTAAAATAGCAGGGAAAAGTATTTCACTAGAAACTTTTAGGCTAGCAAGGCAAGCCAGTTCCATAGAAATGGCACTGAGTGGACCCGCTCAAAACTATGGAGAAAATACACAGCTGGTACTCGATCAGATGGCCTGGACTAGGCTCATTTTTCTCCAGGCAGCAAAAGAGTTGCATTGTATCGTTCCAGAGGAAGAAGTTGTCCGGTTTATTCAAGGGCTTCCTTTTCTTCAAAAAGATGGGAAATACGATGCTTCGACTTATAAGCGGTTTGTCTCCTCTTTTTTAAATCCCCAGGGAATATCCGAGGAGAGGTTTCTGCAGGTTATGCATGAAGAACTGCTTATTGGAGAACTAAAAAAGGTTTTGGTAGCCCCTATTGAAGTTATACCCAAGGAAGTGGATGAGATATATACCATGACTTTCGGCCAAGTCCAGGTTTCTCTATTTCGGATGAACCTTCAAGAGTTTATGAAGGATATACAACTCAAAGCTGAGGAGATAGAAAAAGAATATAAAAATCATCCTAAAGATCCAGATTATTATACCCCTGAAAAACGAAAAGCCGGTTTTGTTTTTTTCCCCTTTCCTGAAAATATCCAAAATTTAAAGGGAAAAGAGCTAGAAGATGCCAAAAGGAAAATTTTAGAAGAAGCAGAAGATTTTGCCATAGAAGCCTCACGGCAGACGGAAACAGCCGAGATGAATATGGAAAAGCTAGCTAAAGAAAAAAATTTAACTTATCAAACGACCGAACCGTTTACATTAGATAAACCGCCGGTCACTGTTGTGGATCCTCCAAAATTTTCCAAAACCGTTTTTGAACTGTCTCTGGATAAAGCGGTCAGTGAACCGGTTGAAACTTCCAAGGGATATTATGTCATTGTTCTTTTGAACGTTGAGAAAGGCGTGTTACGCCCTTTCAATGAGCTAAAACCAGTAATTGAAGAAAAACTGAAGAGAAAGAAAGCTTTTGAAGCCTTGTTCCAAAAATCAGTGGGAGTTGAAAAAGACTTGAACAAGGCTCTTAAAGAGGGCAAGGATCTCGAGCAGATTGCAAGCAAAGAAGGGCTGATGGTTGAAAAGCCCCAGGCTTTTATTCCCGTTGATCCCCCAAAAGATTTGGAAGCAGCTAATGAAATCGGTTTTATATGCCAGTTACTCGAGCCTTTGCATTTAAGTCATTTTTTACCTACTCCTAGCGGAGGTGTTTTTGTTTATTTGAAGAGTAGGTCTGCTCCAACCTTACCCAATGAGATGGAAATCAAAGACAGACTCGAAAAGGATCTGCTCATCAGCAGAAGACAAGCTTTCCTTGAGGAATGGGTGCTGAATAGGAGTAAACTTCCTGGATATGCTCCTCCTGCCTCTCTTTTGCAACGATCTGCAGCTCAAGAAAACTAA